Proteins co-encoded in one Halorussus salinus genomic window:
- a CDS encoding TatD family hydrolase has translation MDDLGTPVLDNHLHLDPDHGRGIEAVKDFARSGGTHLLVVNKPSWLLGVEPETGEQFRPVFETTLDVVARADEILPGRAWPVLGVHPGLVSKLVDDREFAPEEARDLMQDGLDLAAEYVADGKALALKTGRPHYDTTDAVWEASNEVLRHGLALGAENDCAVQLHTEASEDLTDIAEWADERGLDPHRVVKHYAGGRLAGPTPSVMSEKDRLELAADRGDPFLMETDFVDDPDRPGAVMGPKTVPRRVRWMQEKGYDDAIRNAHVETPRSVYGLDTEATLDR, from the coding sequence ATGGACGACCTCGGCACGCCGGTACTCGACAATCACCTGCATCTGGACCCCGACCACGGCCGGGGCATCGAGGCCGTGAAGGACTTCGCGAGGAGCGGCGGCACGCATCTCCTCGTGGTAAACAAACCCTCGTGGCTGCTGGGCGTCGAACCCGAGACCGGCGAACAGTTCCGCCCAGTCTTCGAGACGACGCTCGACGTGGTGGCGCGCGCCGACGAGATACTGCCCGGTCGCGCGTGGCCCGTCCTCGGGGTCCACCCCGGACTGGTCTCGAAACTGGTGGACGACCGGGAATTCGCTCCGGAGGAGGCCCGCGACCTGATGCAGGACGGACTGGACCTCGCGGCGGAGTACGTCGCCGACGGGAAGGCCCTCGCGCTCAAGACCGGCCGCCCGCACTACGACACCACCGACGCGGTGTGGGAGGCCTCCAACGAAGTCCTCCGGCACGGACTCGCCCTCGGTGCCGAGAACGACTGTGCGGTCCAACTCCACACCGAGGCCAGCGAGGACCTGACCGACATCGCCGAGTGGGCCGACGAGCGCGGACTCGACCCCCACCGAGTCGTCAAGCACTACGCTGGCGGTCGGTTGGCGGGACCGACCCCGAGCGTGATGAGCGAGAAGGACCGTCTCGAACTCGCGGCCGACCGGGGCGACCCCTTCCTGATGGAGACCGACTTCGTGGACGACCCCGACCGTCCCGGCGCGGTCATGGGGCCGAAGACGGTGCCCCGGCGCGTTCGCTGGATGCAGGAGAAGGGGTACGACGACGCGATTCGCAACGCCCACGTCGAGACGCCCCGGTCGGTCTACGGACTCGACACCGAGGCGACGCTCGACCGGTAG